Proteins co-encoded in one Diprion similis isolate iyDipSimi1 chromosome 13, iyDipSimi1.1, whole genome shotgun sequence genomic window:
- the LOC124414282 gene encoding sodium/potassium-transporting ATPase subunit alpha isoform X4: MGDKHGRSDSYRVATLPNVRDDNKTADGMYKSRRKNPKRKGDNLDDLKQELDIDFHKITPEELYQRFSTHPENGLSHAKAKENLERDGPNSLTPPKQTPEWVKFCKNLFGGFALLLWIGAFLCFIAYSIQASTVEDPNDDNLYLGIVLAAVVIVTGIFSYYQESKSSKIMESFKNMVPQFATVLREGEKLTLRAEDLVLGDVVEVKFGDRIPADIRIIESRGFKVDNSSLTGESEPQSRSPEFTNENPLETKNLAFFSTNAVEGTAKGVVICCGDQTVMGRIAGLASGLDTGETPIAKEIHHFIHLITGVAVFLGVTFFVIAFILGYHWLDAVIFLIGIIVANVPEGLLATVTVCLTLTAKRMASKNCLVKNLEAVETLGSTSTICSDKTGTLTQNRMTVAHMWFDNQIIEADTTEDQSGVQYDRTSPGFKALAKIAALCNRAEFKGGQDNLSILKKEVNGDASEAALLKCMELALGDVMGVRKRNKKVCEIPFNSTNKYQVSIHESDDPNDPRHLLVMKGAPERILDRCSTIFIGGKEKVLDEEMKEAFNNAYLELGGLGERVLGFCDFVLPSDKFPLGYKFNCDDPNFPVEGLRFVGLMSMIDPPRAAVPDAVAKCRSAGIKVIMVTGDHPITAKAIAKSVGIISEGNETIEDIAQRLNIPVAEVNPREAKAAVIHGSELRELDSDHLDEILRYHTEIVFARTSPQQKLIIVEGCQRMGAIVAVTGDGVNDSPALKKADIGVAMGIAGSDVSKQAADMILLDDNFASIVTGVEEGRLIFDNLKKSIAYTLTSNIPEISPFLAFILCDIPLPLGTVTILCIDLGTDMVPAISLAYEEAESDIMKRQPRNPFTDKLVNERLISMAYGQIGMIQAAAGFFVYFVIMAENGFLPTKLFGIRKQWDSKAINDLTDSYGQEWTFRDRKTLEFTCHTAFFVSIVIVQWADLIVCKTRRNSIIHQGMRNWALNFGLVFETALAAFLSYTPGMDKGLRMFPLKFVWWLPAIPFMISIFVYDEVRRFYLRRNPGGWLEQETYY; this comes from the exons CATGGCCGTTCAGACTCTTACAGAGTTGCAACTCTGCCAAATGTTCGGGACGACAACAAAACCGCTGACGGAATGTACAAG TCGCGGCGGAAGAACCCAAAGCGGAAGGGGGACAATTTGGACGATCTGAAACAAGAGTTGGACattgattttcataaaatcacACCGGAGGAATTATACCAGAGATTTAGCACGCACCCCGAAAAC GGCCTCAGCCACGCAAAGGCGAAGGAGAACTTGGAAAGGGATGGACCGAACTCGTTGACGCCGCCTAAGCAGACGCCAGAGTGGGTCAAGTTCTGCAAAAACTTGTTCGGTGGTTTCGCGTTGCTGTTGTGGATCGGAGCGTTTTTGTGCTTCATCGCCTATTCGATCCAGGCGTCGACAGTGGAGGACCCGAACGACGACAACCTGTACCTGGGAATAGTCCTTGCGGCGGTGGTGATAGTGACCGGAATATTCTCGTACTACCAGGAAAGCAAGTCGAGCAAGATCATGGAGTCGTTCAAGAACATGGTGCCACAGTTCGCGACCGTTCTTCGAGAGGGTGAGAAGCTGACGCTACGCGCGGAGGACTTGGTGCTGGGTGACGTCGTCGAGGtgaaattcggagaccggatcCCGGCTGACATCCGCATCATCGAGTCACGGGGCTTCAAGGTCGATAACAGCTCGCTGACGGGTGAGTCCGAACCGCAATCCCGGTCCCCGGAGTTCACGAACGAGAATCCACTCGAGACTAAGAACCTGGCCTTCTTCTCAACGAACGCCGTCGAGGGCACGGCTAAGGGGGTCGTCATCTGTTGCGGGGACCAGACGGTGATGGGTCGCATAGCTGGACTCGCGTCCGGACTTGACACCGGAGAAACGCCGATCGCGAAGGAGATCCACCACTTCATTCATCTGATTACCGGCGTCGCCGTCTTCCTGGGTGTCACCTTCTTCGTGATCGCCTTCATCCTCGGCTACCACTGGCTCGACGCCGTCATCTTCCTCATCGGTATCATCGTCGCAAACGTCCCGGAGGGCCTGCTGGCCACCGTTACGGTCTGCCTGACGCTCACGGCGAAGCGAATGGCCTCGAAGAACTGCCTGGTGAAGAACCTCGAGGCCGTAGAGACTCTGGGATCGACGTCGACCATCTGCTCGGACAAGACCGGGACCCTGACCCAGAACCGGATGACCGTTGCTCACATGTGGTTCGACAACCAGATCATCGAAGCTGACACAACCGAGGACCAGTCCGGTGTACAGTACGACAGAACAAGCCCCGGCTTCAAGGCACTTGCCAAGATAGCAGCGCTCTGTAATCGTGCCGAGTTCAAAGGTGGCCAAGACAACTTGTCGATACTGAAGAAGGAGGTTAACGGCGACGCGTCCGAAGCCGCGCTTCTAAAGTGCATGGAACTCGCCCTCGGCGACGTGATGGGCGTCAGGAAACGCAACAAGAAGGTCTGCGAGATACCCTTCAACTCCACCAACAAGTACCAGGTATCCATACACGAGTCTGACGACCCCAACGACCCCCGACATCTCCTCGTTATGAAGGGAGCACCGGAGAGGATCCTCGACCGCTGCAGCACCATATTCATTGGCGGAAAGGAGAAGGTACTGGACGAAGAGATGAAGGAGGCGTTTAACAACGCGTATCTCGAACTGGGCGGACTCGGCGAACGTGTTCTTGGTTTCTGCGACTTTGTTCTACCCTCTGACAAGTTTCCACTTGGTTACAAATTCAACTGCGACGACCCCAACTTCCCCGTAGAGGGACTCCGCTTTGTGGGACTCATGTCCATGATCGATCCGCCCAGGGCTGCGGTGCCGGATGCTGTTGCCAAGTGCCGCTCGGCCGGTATCAAGGTCATCATGGTCACTGGTGACCATCCTATCACTGCCAAAGCCATTGCCAAATCTGTTGGTATTATTTCTGAAG GAAACGAGACGATCGAGGATATCGCACAGCGTTTGAACATACCGGTAGCCGAAGTCAATCCACGAGAGGCTAAAGCGGCTGTAATCCACGGTTCGGAACTGAGGGAATTGGACTCCGATCATCTGGACGAAATATTGCGATACCACACTGAAATTGTCTTCGCACGTACATCGCCGCAACAGAAGCTGATCATCGTTGAAGGTTGCCAAAGGATGGGAGCCATTGTAGCCGTAACAG GCGACGGTGTTAACGACTCTCCGGCGCTGAAGAAGGCCGACATTGGAGTCGCGATGGGCATCGCAGGTTCCGACGTATCGAAGCAAGCCGCTGACATGATTCTGCTCGACGACAACTTCGCCTCGATCGTCACGGGGGTCGAGGAGGGTCGACTGATTTTCGAcaacttgaaaaaatccatCGCTTACACCCTCACCTCGAACATTCCCGAGATCTCACCCTTCCTCGCTTTCATTCTCTGCGATATTCCGCTGCCCCTTGGAACCGTGACCATCCTCTGCATCGACTTGGGAACCGACATG GTACCCGCAATCTCGCTAGCCTACGAGGAGGCTGAGAGTGATATTATGAAGCGACAGCCACGAAACCCGTTCACTGACAAGCTAGTTAACGAAAG GCTGATCTCAATGGCTTACGGACAGATCGGTATGATCCAAGCTGCCGCCGGTTTCTTCGTTTACTTCGTAATTATGGCTGAGAACGGATTCCTACCCACGAAATTATTCGGTATCAGGAAACAGTGGGACTCTAAGGCTATCAACGATCTCACGGACAGCTACGGCCAAGAATGG ACATTCCGAGACCGAAAGACGTTGGAATTCACGTGCCACACGGCGTTCTTCGTGTCGATCGTGATCGTACAGTGGGCCGATCTTATCGTCTGTAAGACACGCAGGAACTCGATAATACACCAGGGGATGAGAAATTGGGCCTTGAATTTCGGCCTCGTATTCGAAACAGCCCTCGCGGCTTTCCTCAGCTACACGCCAGGAATGGACAAGGGACTTCGCATGTTCCCACTCAA ATTCGTGTGGTGGTTACCGGCGATACCGTTCATGATTTCGATTTTCGTATACGACGAGGTGAGACGATTCTACCTCCGCCGGAACCCTGGAGGCTGGCTCGAACAAGAAACTTATTACTAA
- the LOC124414282 gene encoding sodium/potassium-transporting ATPase subunit alpha isoform X5 — translation MGDKSRRKNPKRKGDNLDDLKQELDIDFHKITPEELYQRFSTHPENGLSHAKAKENLERDGPNSLTPPKQTPEWVKFCKNLFGGFALLLWIGAFLCFIAYSIQASTVEDPNDDNLYLGIVLAAVVIVTGIFSYYQESKSSKIMESFKNMVPQFATVLREGEKLTLRAEDLVLGDVVEVKFGDRIPADIRIIESRGFKVDNSSLTGESEPQSRSPEFTNENPLETKNLAFFSTNAVEGTAKGVVICCGDQTVMGRIAGLASGLDTGETPIAKEIHHFIHLITGVAVFLGVTFFVIAFILGYHWLDAVIFLIGIIVANVPEGLLATVTVCLTLTAKRMASKNCLVKNLEAVETLGSTSTICSDKTGTLTQNRMTVAHMWFDNQIIEADTTEDQSGVQYDRTSPGFKALAKIAALCNRAEFKGGQDNLSILKKEVNGDASEAALLKCMELALGDVMGVRKRNKKVCEIPFNSTNKYQVSIHESDDPNDPRHLLVMKGAPERILDRCSTIFIGGKEKVLDEEMKEAFNNAYLELGGLGERVLGFCDFVLPSDKFPLGYKFNCDDPNFPVEGLRFVGLMSMIDPPRAAVPDAVAKCRSAGIKVIMVTGDHPITAKAIAKSVGIISEGNETIEDIAQRLNIPVAEVNPREAKAAVIHGSELRELDSDHLDEILRYHTEIVFARTSPQQKLIIVEGCQRMGAIVAVTGDGVNDSPALKKADIGVAMGIAGSDVSKQAADMILLDDNFASIVTGVEEGRLIFDNLKKSIAYTLTSNIPEISPFLAFILCDIPLPLGTVTILCIDLGTDMVPAISLAYEEAESDIMKRQPRNPFTDKLVNERLISMAYGQIGMIQAAAGFFVYFVIMAENGFLPTKLFGIRKQWDSKAINDLTDSYGQEWTFRDRKTLEFTCHTAFFVSIVIVQWADLIVCKTRRNSIIHQGMRNWALNFGLVFETALAAFLSYTPGMDKGLRMFPLKFVWWLPAIPFMISIFVYDEVRRFYLRRNPGGWLEQETYY, via the exons TCGCGGCGGAAGAACCCAAAGCGGAAGGGGGACAATTTGGACGATCTGAAACAAGAGTTGGACattgattttcataaaatcacACCGGAGGAATTATACCAGAGATTTAGCACGCACCCCGAAAAC GGCCTCAGCCACGCAAAGGCGAAGGAGAACTTGGAAAGGGATGGACCGAACTCGTTGACGCCGCCTAAGCAGACGCCAGAGTGGGTCAAGTTCTGCAAAAACTTGTTCGGTGGTTTCGCGTTGCTGTTGTGGATCGGAGCGTTTTTGTGCTTCATCGCCTATTCGATCCAGGCGTCGACAGTGGAGGACCCGAACGACGACAACCTGTACCTGGGAATAGTCCTTGCGGCGGTGGTGATAGTGACCGGAATATTCTCGTACTACCAGGAAAGCAAGTCGAGCAAGATCATGGAGTCGTTCAAGAACATGGTGCCACAGTTCGCGACCGTTCTTCGAGAGGGTGAGAAGCTGACGCTACGCGCGGAGGACTTGGTGCTGGGTGACGTCGTCGAGGtgaaattcggagaccggatcCCGGCTGACATCCGCATCATCGAGTCACGGGGCTTCAAGGTCGATAACAGCTCGCTGACGGGTGAGTCCGAACCGCAATCCCGGTCCCCGGAGTTCACGAACGAGAATCCACTCGAGACTAAGAACCTGGCCTTCTTCTCAACGAACGCCGTCGAGGGCACGGCTAAGGGGGTCGTCATCTGTTGCGGGGACCAGACGGTGATGGGTCGCATAGCTGGACTCGCGTCCGGACTTGACACCGGAGAAACGCCGATCGCGAAGGAGATCCACCACTTCATTCATCTGATTACCGGCGTCGCCGTCTTCCTGGGTGTCACCTTCTTCGTGATCGCCTTCATCCTCGGCTACCACTGGCTCGACGCCGTCATCTTCCTCATCGGTATCATCGTCGCAAACGTCCCGGAGGGCCTGCTGGCCACCGTTACGGTCTGCCTGACGCTCACGGCGAAGCGAATGGCCTCGAAGAACTGCCTGGTGAAGAACCTCGAGGCCGTAGAGACTCTGGGATCGACGTCGACCATCTGCTCGGACAAGACCGGGACCCTGACCCAGAACCGGATGACCGTTGCTCACATGTGGTTCGACAACCAGATCATCGAAGCTGACACAACCGAGGACCAGTCCGGTGTACAGTACGACAGAACAAGCCCCGGCTTCAAGGCACTTGCCAAGATAGCAGCGCTCTGTAATCGTGCCGAGTTCAAAGGTGGCCAAGACAACTTGTCGATACTGAAGAAGGAGGTTAACGGCGACGCGTCCGAAGCCGCGCTTCTAAAGTGCATGGAACTCGCCCTCGGCGACGTGATGGGCGTCAGGAAACGCAACAAGAAGGTCTGCGAGATACCCTTCAACTCCACCAACAAGTACCAGGTATCCATACACGAGTCTGACGACCCCAACGACCCCCGACATCTCCTCGTTATGAAGGGAGCACCGGAGAGGATCCTCGACCGCTGCAGCACCATATTCATTGGCGGAAAGGAGAAGGTACTGGACGAAGAGATGAAGGAGGCGTTTAACAACGCGTATCTCGAACTGGGCGGACTCGGCGAACGTGTTCTTGGTTTCTGCGACTTTGTTCTACCCTCTGACAAGTTTCCACTTGGTTACAAATTCAACTGCGACGACCCCAACTTCCCCGTAGAGGGACTCCGCTTTGTGGGACTCATGTCCATGATCGATCCGCCCAGGGCTGCGGTGCCGGATGCTGTTGCCAAGTGCCGCTCGGCCGGTATCAAGGTCATCATGGTCACTGGTGACCATCCTATCACTGCCAAAGCCATTGCCAAATCTGTTGGTATTATTTCTGAAG GAAACGAGACGATCGAGGATATCGCACAGCGTTTGAACATACCGGTAGCCGAAGTCAATCCACGAGAGGCTAAAGCGGCTGTAATCCACGGTTCGGAACTGAGGGAATTGGACTCCGATCATCTGGACGAAATATTGCGATACCACACTGAAATTGTCTTCGCACGTACATCGCCGCAACAGAAGCTGATCATCGTTGAAGGTTGCCAAAGGATGGGAGCCATTGTAGCCGTAACAG GCGACGGTGTTAACGACTCTCCGGCGCTGAAGAAGGCCGACATTGGAGTCGCGATGGGCATCGCAGGTTCCGACGTATCGAAGCAAGCCGCTGACATGATTCTGCTCGACGACAACTTCGCCTCGATCGTCACGGGGGTCGAGGAGGGTCGACTGATTTTCGAcaacttgaaaaaatccatCGCTTACACCCTCACCTCGAACATTCCCGAGATCTCACCCTTCCTCGCTTTCATTCTCTGCGATATTCCGCTGCCCCTTGGAACCGTGACCATCCTCTGCATCGACTTGGGAACCGACATG GTACCCGCAATCTCGCTAGCCTACGAGGAGGCTGAGAGTGATATTATGAAGCGACAGCCACGAAACCCGTTCACTGACAAGCTAGTTAACGAAAG GCTGATCTCAATGGCTTACGGACAGATCGGTATGATCCAAGCTGCCGCCGGTTTCTTCGTTTACTTCGTAATTATGGCTGAGAACGGATTCCTACCCACGAAATTATTCGGTATCAGGAAACAGTGGGACTCTAAGGCTATCAACGATCTCACGGACAGCTACGGCCAAGAATGG ACATTCCGAGACCGAAAGACGTTGGAATTCACGTGCCACACGGCGTTCTTCGTGTCGATCGTGATCGTACAGTGGGCCGATCTTATCGTCTGTAAGACACGCAGGAACTCGATAATACACCAGGGGATGAGAAATTGGGCCTTGAATTTCGGCCTCGTATTCGAAACAGCCCTCGCGGCTTTCCTCAGCTACACGCCAGGAATGGACAAGGGACTTCGCATGTTCCCACTCAA ATTCGTGTGGTGGTTACCGGCGATACCGTTCATGATTTCGATTTTCGTATACGACGAGGTGAGACGATTCTACCTCCGCCGGAACCCTGGAGGCTGGCTCGAACAAGAAACTTATTACTAA